The following are encoded together in the Cyanobacterium aponinum PCC 10605 genome:
- a CDS encoding tRNA (cytidine(34)-2'-O)-methyltransferase, producing the protein MPRVVLVHPQIPPNTGNIARTCAATETELHLVAPLGFEISDRTLKRAGLDYWPHVKLTYHSSASEFLQFAKEKGGRIIGLSVRGKENYLKCQYQEDDWLLFGSEIDGLPPFVLKECDLTSYITMKSNNVRSLNLSVSVSVVLFESIRQLS; encoded by the coding sequence ATGCCCAGAGTTGTCTTAGTTCATCCTCAGATTCCTCCCAATACTGGTAATATTGCCAGAACTTGTGCCGCTACAGAAACAGAATTACACTTAGTTGCACCTTTAGGATTTGAAATAAGCGATCGCACCTTAAAAAGAGCTGGACTAGATTACTGGCCTCATGTAAAATTAACGTACCATTCTAGTGCCTCAGAGTTTCTACAATTTGCCAAAGAAAAAGGGGGAAGAATAATAGGCTTAAGCGTTAGGGGAAAAGAAAACTACCTCAAATGTCAATATCAAGAAGATGATTGGTTACTGTTTGGCAGTGAAATAGACGGCTTACCACCATTCGTATTAAAAGAGTGTGACTTAACCTCTTATATCACCATGAAAAGCAACAATGTGCGCAGCTTAAACTTATCCGTCAGTGTTTCTGTAGTTTTATTTGAATCGATACGCCAATTAAGCTAA
- a CDS encoding ATP-binding protein: MFISNQSLISIIISHPIFTKISHLWRKLVKENCHGAIYLNEEKLLNTTNIRNKGQKFHSFQLFISEELQCLLIVEKQINELYYQITITLETEEILDFLEISQSELSISNEELTTIKTVLHRKKNHHIIKQNFIFSLLKILTEPLELQESYVNEHYQSQPIEVILRNKIAQERIIRQVTQQIQQDLDPLIIVKMTIEQVQSLLQLDRLLVYQINVPVKGKSENNISFIDTVTYEAKASNVIPSVLNFNEESCFHNNQEFQKKYLEGYTLVIDNIHESNMDICLKMMMEKLEIKAKVAIPIIVKNQLWGLLIAHQCFTIRKWKNSEIKFLKNIAEYLSLAIYQYNSYQKLEEQKNLLEQQIEKKAKQLQDALVVAQIAHQSKTEFLGSISHELRTPLTCIIGLSGTLLHWSKEKKRENLSPEKQVRYLQIIQDSGRKLLQLINNMLDFADLEAGKSLLYIERISLENLSKFVYISGLEIARNQGIKVRLDYQVSPELDLFYADEERLYQILLNLVDNAIKFTPSGGQVIIRVMRNQHQAIFQVEDTGIGIDKKQIPLLFTEFQQLENYRSRSYSGTGLGLALTKHLVELHGGMIEVESIIGSGSTFTVFLPNYEQKNSLKNECNQNVINQSKVNKTIAIICDDEEVGTFLCELLTAADYQVIWLVDVQEAISRINLINPAIVILQQEQDISLTIAESIKSQADYPLYLIVIKDQIQGNEWENLVSSGIDEYLLKPLQPRIFLKKINQVINQHCCLED; encoded by the coding sequence ATGTTTATTTCTAATCAATCTTTAATTAGTATCATCATATCTCATCCTATATTTACTAAAATATCTCATCTTTGGCGAAAATTAGTAAAAGAAAATTGTCATGGCGCAATATATTTGAACGAAGAAAAATTACTCAATACTACAAATATTAGAAATAAGGGGCAAAAATTTCATAGTTTTCAGCTTTTTATCTCAGAAGAATTACAGTGTCTTTTAATAGTTGAAAAGCAAATTAATGAGTTATATTACCAAATAACTATCACTTTAGAAACAGAAGAAATATTAGACTTTTTAGAAATTAGTCAATCAGAATTATCTATTTCTAACGAAGAATTAACCACAATAAAAACTGTTCTTCATCGGAAAAAAAATCATCATATTATTAAACAAAATTTTATTTTTTCTCTGCTCAAAATTCTCACTGAACCTTTAGAGCTACAAGAAAGTTATGTTAACGAACATTATCAAAGTCAGCCCATAGAAGTTATTTTAAGAAACAAAATAGCTCAAGAAAGAATTATTAGACAAGTAACTCAACAAATTCAGCAGGATTTAGACCCTTTAATTATCGTCAAAATGACCATTGAACAAGTGCAGTCATTATTACAGCTCGATCGCCTCTTAGTATATCAAATAAATGTTCCCGTTAAAGGGAAATCAGAAAATAATATCAGTTTTATAGACACCGTAACCTATGAAGCAAAAGCATCAAATGTAATTCCCTCAGTTCTAAATTTTAATGAAGAAAGTTGTTTTCATAATAACCAAGAATTTCAAAAAAAATATTTAGAAGGATATACCTTAGTTATTGATAATATCCATGAGTCAAATATGGATATTTGTTTAAAAATGATGATGGAGAAATTAGAAATAAAAGCAAAAGTTGCTATTCCCATTATCGTTAAAAATCAACTGTGGGGTTTATTGATTGCTCATCAATGTTTTACTATAAGAAAATGGAAAAATAGTGAAATTAAATTCCTTAAAAATATTGCTGAATATTTATCTTTAGCTATATATCAATATAACTCCTATCAAAAACTAGAAGAACAAAAAAATTTGCTAGAACAACAAATAGAAAAAAAAGCAAAACAATTGCAAGATGCCTTAGTAGTGGCACAAATAGCCCATCAATCCAAAACAGAATTTTTAGGAAGTATTAGCCACGAGTTGAGAACTCCTTTAACTTGTATTATTGGTTTATCAGGAACACTACTACACTGGTCGAAAGAGAAAAAAAGAGAAAATTTATCTCCAGAAAAACAAGTTAGATACTTACAAATTATTCAAGATAGTGGCAGAAAACTGCTTCAACTAATTAATAATATGCTAGATTTTGCCGACTTAGAAGCGGGAAAGTCTTTGTTATATATTGAAAGAATTTCCTTAGAAAATTTGAGCAAATTTGTTTATATTTCAGGTTTAGAAATAGCTAGAAATCAGGGAATAAAAGTAAGATTAGACTATCAAGTTTCTCCAGAATTAGATCTATTTTATGCCGATGAAGAAAGACTATATCAAATATTATTAAATCTTGTAGATAATGCCATTAAATTTACTCCTAGTGGGGGACAAGTTATTATCAGAGTAATGAGAAATCAACATCAAGCCATTTTTCAAGTAGAAGATACAGGTATTGGTATTGATAAAAAACAAATTCCTTTATTATTCACTGAATTTCAACAACTAGAAAATTATCGTAGTCGTAGTTATTCTGGTACAGGTTTAGGGTTAGCACTAACAAAGCATTTGGTGGAATTACACGGGGGTATGATTGAAGTAGAATCCATTATTGGAAGTGGTTCAACTTTTACAGTTTTTTTACCCAATTACGAACAAAAAAATAGTCTGAAAAATGAATGTAATCAGAATGTTATCAATCAATCTAAAGTTAATAAAACCATTGCAATTATTTGTGATGATGAGGAAGTTGGTACATTTCTGTGTGAGTTATTAACCGCCGCCGATTATCAGGTAATTTGGTTAGTAGATGTTCAAGAAGCCATTAGTAGAATTAATCTTATTAATCCTGCGATCGTAATTTTACAACAAGAGCAAGATATTTCTTTAACTATTGCCGAAAGCATTAAATCTCAAGCCGATTATCCCCTCTATCTGATTGTCATAAAAGACCAAATACAGGGAAATGAGTGGGAAAATTTAGTAAGCTCAGGTATTGATGAGTATTTACTAAAACCTTTACAACCTCGCATCTTTCTCAAGAAAATCAATCAAGTGATTAATCAGCATTGTTGCTTAGAAGATTGA
- a CDS encoding metallophosphoesterase family protein: MNIRFAIASDLHIALPETIDAEAKRFHLTQFSIPALEVVLQHLQNLNLDFLLLPGDLTQDGEILNHCWLKTQLEKLPFPVYVIPGNHDIPSIKGNEDIIAFQDFPLYYQKCGYQSATKNLDYTCEIAPNLQLVALNSNNFDRDGKQQGYLKDEQFSWLEQTLANLTDKLVLLMIHHNVIEHLPQQSTHILGRRYMLDNAPRLLSILEKYGVKLIFTGHLHIQDVAKYGDIQEITTGSLITYPHPYRILTLTRDRLIIESHHITKLPEMDDFAEFSQKWMGDRSFSFMMMMLTSPPLNLKEEKAKEYAPILRNFWADIAHGDKQFDFPQFPPEINKYFQAFGAIDEQGKPVKKDNNTIIEL, encoded by the coding sequence ATGAATATTCGTTTTGCTATTGCTAGTGATTTACATATTGCCTTGCCAGAAACTATTGATGCTGAGGCTAAACGTTTTCATTTAACTCAATTCAGCATACCAGCCTTAGAAGTAGTTTTACAACATCTCCAAAACCTGAATTTAGATTTTCTTCTTTTGCCGGGGGATTTAACTCAAGATGGGGAAATACTTAATCACTGTTGGCTGAAGACTCAATTGGAGAAATTACCCTTCCCTGTGTATGTGATACCGGGTAATCATGATATACCTAGCATCAAAGGTAATGAGGATATAATTGCTTTTCAAGATTTTCCTCTCTACTATCAAAAGTGCGGTTATCAAAGTGCGACAAAAAATCTTGACTACACTTGTGAGATTGCACCCAATTTACAGTTAGTAGCTTTAAATTCTAACAATTTCGATCGAGATGGTAAACAGCAAGGGTATTTAAAAGATGAGCAATTTTCATGGTTAGAGCAAACTTTAGCTAATCTTACCGATAAATTAGTCTTGTTGATGATTCATCATAATGTAATTGAACATTTACCTCAACAGTCAACTCATATTCTCGGAAGAAGGTATATGTTAGATAATGCCCCTCGTTTATTATCTATTTTAGAAAAGTATGGAGTAAAGTTGATTTTTACAGGACATTTACACATTCAAGATGTTGCTAAGTATGGAGATATACAGGAAATTACTACTGGTTCATTAATCACCTACCCTCATCCTTACCGTATTCTTACATTGACACGGGATAGGCTAATTATTGAGTCCCATCATATCACAAAACTGCCAGAAATGGACGATTTCGCCGAATTTTCTCAAAAATGGATGGGCGATCGCTCTTTTTCTTTTATGATGATGATGTTAACCTCTCCCCCTCTAAATCTCAAAGAAGAGAAAGCGAAAGAATATGCACCTATATTAAGAAATTTTTGGGCTGACATTGCCCATGGCGATAAACAATTTGACTTTCCCCAATTTCCCCCAGAAATAAATAAGTATTTTCAAGCATTTGGTGCCATTGATGAACAAGGAAAACCTGTTAAGAAGGATAATAATACTATAATTGAACTGTGA
- the trmB gene encoding tRNA (guanosine(46)-N7)-methyltransferase TrmB has translation MARVRVRQHVNPLSSKYQQSISFPDWSQVYSNLSLPFYLDLGCARGRFLLQMAQQYPEKNYLGIEIREALVDEANEIKTDHNLTNLHYLFANINSSLEKLLTSLPPNSLELVMIQFPDPWFKKKHHKRRVVQPEIVEILAEFLRKDGRIFIQSDIKELAEEMCQIFLENPNFLSLSPNIWLLENPLGIMTEREIATLNKGENVYRAVMMMK, from the coding sequence TTGGCTAGAGTGAGAGTGCGTCAACACGTTAATCCCCTGAGTAGTAAATATCAACAATCTATTTCTTTCCCTGATTGGAGTCAAGTATATTCTAATCTATCCTTGCCCTTTTATCTTGATTTAGGTTGTGCAAGGGGGCGTTTTTTATTACAGATGGCACAACAATATCCTGAGAAAAACTATTTGGGTATAGAAATCAGAGAGGCTTTAGTGGATGAAGCTAATGAAATAAAAACCGATCATAATCTTACCAATCTTCATTATCTATTCGCTAATATTAATTCTTCTTTAGAAAAACTATTGACCTCTTTACCTCCGAATAGTTTAGAATTAGTTATGATTCAATTTCCTGATCCTTGGTTTAAGAAGAAACATCATAAGCGTAGAGTTGTACAACCTGAGATAGTAGAAATTTTAGCTGAATTTTTGAGAAAAGACGGACGTATTTTTATTCAATCTGACATAAAAGAATTAGCAGAGGAAATGTGCCAGATATTTTTAGAAAATCCTAATTTTCTCTCTCTCTCCCCTAACATTTGGTTGCTAGAAAATCCGTTAGGAATAATGACAGAAAGGGAAATTGCTACCTTGAATAAAGGGGAAAATGTTTACCGTGCAGTTATGATGATGAAATAA
- a CDS encoding DUF3611 family protein, giving the protein MTRESQITQSLPPAIQKVSRNLQLWGFWSFWLQLVLGIISAVTLLFATPALFEAKENTRGIQFGIFSAFISVLLLTAAIVLAFRYGKIGRKIENRDPALRPKKSETIRLIRIGLIFNLVGMVFAIIGAETLVGLALAKLLTLAPQLISPNPQQFVNSLDLLIIQANTNTITAHFTGIVTSLILLDRISN; this is encoded by the coding sequence ATGACTAGAGAATCACAAATTACTCAATCTTTGCCTCCGGCAATTCAAAAAGTGTCAAGGAATCTTCAATTGTGGGGATTTTGGAGTTTTTGGTTACAGCTAGTCTTGGGGATTATTTCTGCTGTCACCCTTCTTTTTGCAACACCAGCTTTATTCGAAGCGAAGGAAAATACGAGGGGAATTCAGTTTGGTATTTTTTCAGCTTTTATCAGTGTGTTGTTATTAACGGCAGCTATTGTTTTAGCTTTTCGTTATGGTAAAATAGGGAGGAAAATAGAAAATCGTGATCCTGCTTTACGTCCGAAGAAATCAGAAACGATACGTCTAATCAGAATTGGTTTGATTTTTAATTTAGTGGGAATGGTGTTTGCCATTATTGGGGCAGAAACTCTCGTGGGATTGGCTTTAGCAAAGTTATTAACTTTAGCACCTCAATTAATTAGCCCCAATCCTCAGCAGTTTGTTAACTCTCTTGATTTATTGATTATTCAGGCAAATACTAACACTATTACCGCCCATTTTACAGGTATTGTGACATCTTTAATTTTACTCGATCGCATCAGCAATTAG
- the tadA gene encoding tRNA adenosine(34) deaminase TadA, with product MEELENHQYWMSQALIMAKEAGNRGDIPVGAIVVDNYNNLIAKASNQKELQKSAIAHAEILAINQANQKLGKWRLDNCTLYVTLEPCPMCIGAIIQARIKTLVYGVDDFKTGAVRTILNIPDSEVSNHRLQVFAGIQAVACGDLLKSWFNQLRQGKRQGAMEKLRIKN from the coding sequence ATGGAAGAATTAGAAAATCATCAATATTGGATGAGTCAAGCCTTAATTATGGCAAAAGAAGCAGGAAATAGAGGAGATATTCCCGTTGGGGCGATAGTTGTTGATAATTACAATAATTTAATTGCAAAAGCGAGTAATCAAAAAGAACTACAAAAAAGTGCGATCGCCCATGCAGAAATTTTAGCGATAAACCAAGCTAATCAAAAGTTAGGCAAGTGGCGTTTAGACAATTGTACATTATATGTCACTCTTGAACCATGTCCCATGTGTATTGGTGCAATCATTCAAGCTAGAATCAAAACTCTTGTTTATGGGGTAGATGATTTCAAAACAGGTGCAGTGCGCACTATTTTAAACATTCCAGACAGTGAAGTTTCTAACCATCGCTTACAAGTTTTTGCGGGGATTCAAGCAGTCGCCTGTGGAGATTTATTGAAATCATGGTTTAATCAATTAAGACAAGGCAAGAGGCAAGGGGCAATGGAAAAATTAAGAATTAAGAATTAA
- a CDS encoding LysR family transcriptional regulator, protein MIQATLHQLKVFETTARLGSFTKAAEELEITQPTVSSQVKQLTKTVGLPLFEQIGKQLYLTDAGKELLKTCQDVFSQLENFEMKVADLKGTKEGKLRLSVITTATYFMPRILGAFCQLYPNIDVALQVTNHEQMQQRMSNNQDDLYILSQPPEDMDLKSQPFIDNPLVMIARKDHPLASRQNISLEDLQSYPFIMRESGSGTRQAVQNLFKEHNISVKVRLELGSNEAIKQAILGDLGISVLSKHTLTTACHEDLTILDVQHFPISRHWYINYLSGKQLSVIAQTFLDFLLDRTQLMEV, encoded by the coding sequence TTGATACAAGCCACCCTACATCAATTAAAAGTATTTGAAACCACTGCTAGACTAGGCAGTTTTACCAAAGCCGCAGAGGAGTTAGAAATAACTCAACCCACCGTGTCTAGTCAAGTGAAGCAGTTAACAAAAACCGTTGGTTTACCTTTATTTGAACAAATTGGCAAGCAACTTTATCTCACCGATGCGGGAAAAGAATTATTAAAAACCTGTCAAGATGTCTTTTCCCAGTTAGAAAACTTTGAGATGAAAGTCGCTGATTTAAAAGGCACGAAAGAAGGTAAATTACGTTTATCAGTGATTACCACAGCTACCTATTTTATGCCTCGTATTTTGGGGGCTTTTTGTCAGCTTTATCCCAATATTGATGTTGCTCTACAAGTTACAAATCATGAGCAAATGCAACAAAGGATGAGTAATAATCAGGATGATTTATATATTTTAAGTCAACCGCCAGAGGATATGGATTTAAAAAGCCAACCTTTCATTGATAATCCCTTGGTTATGATAGCAAGAAAGGATCATCCTTTGGCTAGTCGTCAAAATATTTCTCTTGAGGATTTACAATCCTATCCTTTTATTATGCGCGAATCTGGTTCAGGTACACGTCAAGCTGTACAAAATTTGTTCAAGGAGCATAATATCAGTGTTAAGGTGCGATTGGAATTAGGTAGTAATGAGGCAATTAAACAAGCAATTTTAGGTGATTTAGGAATTTCTGTATTGTCTAAACATACCCTTACTACTGCTTGTCATGAGGATTTAACTATTTTAGACGTTCAACATTTTCCCATTTCTCGACACTGGTATATTAACTATTTAAGTGGCAAACAATTATCTGTTATTGCTCAAACTTTCCTCGATTTTTTATTAGATAGAACTCAGTTAATGGAGGTTTAA
- a CDS encoding NAD(P)H-quinone oxidoreductase subunit F: MNFFSETIWFIPCYTLIGGLIALLWSPGIIRKTGSRPAGYVNIVMTSLAFIHSVVALYQIWEKPAQEFRFTWLEAAGVNISFDLQISSVSVGALALITGLNVLSQIYAIGYLEMDWGWARFYALMGFFEAGMCGLVLCNSLFFSYVYLEILTLGTYLLVGFWFAQPLVVSGARDAFWTKRVGDILLLMGVIAIYPFSNTWNYNYLAFWAENSPIDNTFSTLLCLALISGPIAKCAQIPLQLWLDEAMEGPLPASILRNAIVVTVGAYVIIQLQPVLAMSPIASQAVTIIGVITAILASLISIAQVDIKRVLSYLVSAYMGLVFIAVGTNHEKTALVLIAVYAVAMALLYMSIGAIIISNITQDLTQLGGLWKKRPLAGIAFLVGSFGLVAFPPLGGFWILPQLGNDFFVSQPWLVGVLLIVDALTAFSLLRTFCLIFLGDSKQMTVRSPEVLWAMVLPMMILTGVTLHLPLVLAQFNLISFQGNLNIFFSVSTLIGVVLAMLIYGKKPADKSVDVVPEFVRNFFANDLYIQDIYKVTVVGIVNVTAKLAYWFDRYIVDGVVNLVGLSTIFGGQALKYSTSGQSQLYIFSILLGLIFVAIIFGLTQF; the protein is encoded by the coding sequence ATGAATTTTTTTAGTGAAACTATCTGGTTTATCCCTTGTTATACCCTGATTGGGGGCTTGATTGCACTATTATGGTCGCCCGGTATCATACGCAAAACGGGATCTCGCCCTGCAGGTTACGTTAACATTGTGATGACTTCTCTTGCTTTTATCCATAGCGTTGTTGCTTTGTACCAAATTTGGGAAAAACCTGCCCAAGAATTTCGGTTTACCTGGTTAGAAGCGGCAGGAGTAAATATTTCTTTTGATTTACAGATTTCTTCTGTGAGTGTCGGTGCTTTGGCGTTGATTACGGGATTAAATGTTTTATCTCAAATTTATGCCATTGGTTATCTGGAAATGGATTGGGGATGGGCAAGATTTTACGCCCTCATGGGTTTCTTTGAAGCCGGGATGTGTGGTTTAGTTTTGTGTAATTCCCTTTTCTTTAGTTATGTTTATCTGGAAATTCTAACTCTAGGTACATATTTATTGGTTGGGTTTTGGTTTGCACAACCTTTAGTTGTTTCTGGGGCTAGGGATGCTTTTTGGACAAAGCGAGTGGGTGATATTCTATTATTGATGGGAGTAATTGCTATTTATCCTTTTTCTAATACATGGAATTATAATTATTTAGCTTTTTGGGCGGAAAACTCTCCAATAGATAACACTTTCTCTACTTTACTTTGTTTAGCTCTGATTTCAGGTCCGATCGCAAAATGTGCCCAAATACCGCTACAATTATGGTTGGATGAGGCCATGGAAGGTCCTTTACCTGCTTCTATCCTTCGGAATGCCATTGTGGTGACGGTTGGTGCTTATGTTATTATCCAGTTACAGCCTGTTTTGGCAATGTCTCCTATTGCTTCTCAAGCAGTAACAATTATTGGGGTAATAACTGCCATTTTGGCTAGTTTGATTTCCATTGCCCAAGTGGATATAAAACGAGTTTTATCTTATCTTGTTAGTGCTTACATGGGGTTAGTTTTTATCGCCGTTGGTACAAATCACGAAAAAACGGCATTAGTTTTAATCGCAGTGTATGCAGTGGCAATGGCTTTGTTATACATGAGTATCGGTGCAATTATTATTAGTAATATCACTCAGGATTTAACCCAATTGGGGGGATTATGGAAAAAGCGCCCCTTAGCAGGTATTGCTTTTTTGGTGGGTAGTTTTGGTTTAGTGGCTTTTCCTCCTTTGGGTGGTTTCTGGATATTACCCCAGTTAGGCAATGATTTTTTTGTTTCTCAACCTTGGTTAGTAGGGGTGTTATTAATTGTTGATGCTTTAACAGCTTTTTCTCTCCTGCGAACTTTTTGCCTCATATTTCTAGGCGACTCCAAACAAATGACAGTGCGATCGCCTGAAGTTTTGTGGGCGATGGTATTACCAATGATGATATTAACGGGGGTGACATTACATTTACCTTTAGTATTAGCCCAATTTAATTTAATTAGTTTCCAAGGAAATTTAAACATTTTCTTTAGTGTTTCGACTTTAATTGGGGTGGTATTAGCAATGTTAATTTATGGCAAAAAACCAGCCGATAAAAGTGTTGATGTAGTGCCTGAATTTGTTCGTAATTTCTTTGCGAATGATTTATATATTCAAGACATTTATAAAGTCACAGTTGTGGGTATAGTAAATGTTACTGCAAAATTAGCTTATTGGTTCGATCGCTATATTGTTGATGGAGTCGTTAATTTAGTGGGTTTAAGCACTATTTTTGGTGGACAAGCCTTAAAATATAGCACATCTGGGCAATCGCAATTATATATTTTTTCTATTCTTTTAGGCTTAATATTTGTTGCCATTATTTTTGGTCTAACTCAGTTTTAG